The proteins below are encoded in one region of Myxococcales bacterium:
- a CDS encoding winged helix-turn-helix domain-containing protein, translating into MPMRFVFGGYELEPEARTLQHQGRRIPVEPKIFDVLTYLIEHRERFVSPDELLDAFWSGAHVTPAAVSRTVQKARQAVGDDGEHQTVLRTEYGHGFRFVAEVSVASEAAPQAPIGFRTRRIAATGVAALLLVAVVAWF; encoded by the coding sequence ATGCCAATGCGTTTCGTCTTTGGAGGCTACGAGTTAGAGCCTGAAGCGCGGACCCTCCAGCACCAGGGCCGGCGGATCCCAGTTGAGCCGAAGATCTTCGACGTCCTCACCTACCTGATCGAACATCGCGAGCGCTTCGTCTCACCCGACGAGCTGCTCGACGCCTTCTGGTCGGGCGCCCACGTGACCCCAGCGGCGGTCTCCCGGACGGTGCAGAAAGCCCGCCAGGCGGTGGGGGACGACGGCGAGCACCAGACGGTGCTGCGTACCGAATACGGGCACGGCTTTCGGTTCGTCGCGGAGGTCTCCGTCGCCTCGGAGGCGGCCCCCCAGGCGCCCATCGGCTTCCGCACCCGTCGGATCGCTGCAACCGGGGTCGCGGCGCTGCTGCTCGTGGCCGTTGTCGCCTGGTTCC